The following nucleotide sequence is from Mesobacillus jeotgali.
TTTAAAGCAATAACACCATTCTAACATTTTTCGGCAAACTTTCGAATGGCCTTTTTTCCCATTAATACCTTTATTCATTATGCCTGCTTCTGGGATTGTGCAAACTACTGTAAGAGGGACATTTTGATCTCGGCTGTCTTTAGAAATGTCCTTTAAACAGGGCTTATTAGCCATTTTTGCTTTATCTGTCATTTGAAATGTCCATTAAATAGGGTTTATTAGACATTTTAGCTTGAAAAATTCTCGGAAATGTCTAATTAAGTCTGGAAAAATAGCTCATAAGAAAACCCTCTCCACAGGGAAAGGGTTTTCATCAATTTTTATTCTTTAATTGCTGCTTCGAGAGCAACTTCGATCATGTCGTTGAATGTTGTTTGGCGCTCTTCTGAAGTAGTCTCTTCACCCGTCAGGATATGGTCGCTGACTGTTAGGATAGAGAGGGCTTTGCGATCATATTTAGCAGCCAGGGTGTAAAGAGCTGTTGTTTCCATTTCAACAGCAAGAATCTGGTACTGTGCCCACTTTTCTAATTCAGCGTTATCATTGTAGAACTGGTCTGCAGTGAAAACGTTGCCGACTTTAAGGTTCAAACCTTTTTCAAGGCCTGTATTATACGCTTTGTACAATAGATCAAAGTTTGCTGTCGGAGCAAAATCCACTCCGCCGAAAGTAAGTCGATTCATTTGTGAATCGGTTGAAGAACTCATAGCCAGAATTACGTCGCGTACTTTGACATCCTTTTGGATCGCTCCGCATGTACCTACGCGAATCAGGTTTTGTACATTATAGCTATTCATCAATTCATTGATATAAATTGAAATGGACGGAACTCCCATACCTGTTCCCTGTACAGAAACTCTTTTACCTTTGTATGTACCTGTGTAGCCAAACATATTTCTGACTTCATTATATAACTTCGCATCTTCAAGGAATGTTTCCGCAATGTATTTCGCCCTTAATGGATCACCAGGCAGCAATACCGTTTCTGCGATTTCATTTTCTTTAGCACCAATATGTACACTCATTCAAAATCCTCCATCCTATAGGTTGCTACCTCAAAACTATACCACAATATAGTTAAGCAGGAAAATCTTCAGTTTCATGACAATTTTATTAACGGGCAAGCTAAAAATAGCTTTACCAAAGCTGAAAGAAAAAATCCTTTTCACCAGTTATATAAAAAACGAAAGAGAAGGTGATGAAGCAATGGGCAAGAAACACCGCAACCGAATCAATTCACCAAAGAAAAACAACCATATACCTCCTGAAGCAATTGTTGCTGAACAGGAAGCTCACGGCAAAGAATTCTCAGCTACCGGAAGAAAGAAACAAGGATAACTCAAAGACGATGAAGCAGTTTGCTTCATCGTCTCTACTTGCTTATTAGCAATAACGCTCGATCGTGTTCTGTAATTTCTGCTTCAAAGACGGAAGGTCGGAAGCATGGATATTCATTCTGACATATGTTTCATCCATCCCCATGGCTTCAGACAAAAAGCCTCCAAGCCCTCTCGCCCTGCGGTCAACTTGCATCATGACCTCAACTTCGTTCTCGCTGACTGGATAGAAAATCACTTCTAATTCATCCAACCTCCCTCTAAATGGGCCTGATGATGGCACAAACTCAAACTCCTGGACAAACGGCAGATTTCTGCGAAGATGTCTTGGCGCTTGTTCACACTCAGCCTCCCTCAAACGGAAGCCAAGGTCGCTAACAGCGTTAAATACGCCATGCATTAACTGATTGGGCACTACCGTAAGAAAATCTTTATCGCTTGGATCCACTGCATTTTTGATATCAAGCCCAGTCGACACCCACACCTTCGTCCTGCCCATTGATAATGGCATTTCTAATGGAAGCCTGAATGAGAATGGGATTTCCTTTGTTTCATTCTCTTTGATTACGAATGACTGCGTCAGCTTGAATCGGTCGATTTGGGCTGTGGCGGTATACTTTTTGTCGTCCGCTTCTTTTATATAGGTAGTATGTAAACTCAAATAGATGTCATCGATGTTCTGCTCTGTGTTGCCACCGCGAATTTCTACAATTCCACGTACTTCTTCCCCAGGCATTACCCGGTCCTTCTCCAGCTTCGTATCGACTTTAGCTGCTCCAATGCCGACGCTGGCAAAAACCTTATTAAAAAATGACATACCCCTTGCCTCCCTGGTTTCACATTTTTCTTTCATATAGATGTATACGATTATAAAGTGAGAGAGTTTCACCGAGATAAAAATTTTTAAATATTCCTTCTATATTTAATTTATATAAGGCTGAAATATGGTCCGTTGATATCCGTTCCAGGCGCTTCGCTTTCCGCGGGGCTGGCGCTGAGCCTCCTCGTCGCCGTCGGCGTCTGCGGGGTCTCACCTGTCCAGCTGAGCCCCAGGAGCCTTCGCGCCTTCCACTCCAATCAACTCAGGTTTCTAAATACATCGTAAATAAAAAAAGCAAGCCTTTATAATTTTAATTAAGTTAGCACACTCGATAAAATAATAAAAGAGGCGACTCTATGGTCTAATTTATTTGACCTGAGAGTCCACCCCATAACCGTATATAAATTACCTAGTCTATATCTTCTTCCTCATCGATGATGCATTTTTCAATCAGATATTCAAATGTGATGTCTGCCATCTCTTCAAGTTCTTCCTCTGTGGGAACGTATCCCCTTTTTACAAGTTCATGAAAGAAAAATTCAGCAATCTCCTCTGTATCGATAATAACCTCAATCTCTTTCACAGATTCGCCCCCCTTTATTCCAAATGTATGTGAAGAACCCATGTTTAATGCCAAGCTCAATCAATTTTCTGAAAATTGTTCTATTGCTTTTGGACAAGCATAGAATGGAATAAATCAAATTAGGAGTGATCTGGTATGGAGAGACTGGGTAATCTTGCGGCAATGTTTGTGGAGGATGTGAACAAAGAAGATAGTATGATTATTGAGTTGTTTGGCACTTTCGTAAATTTCTTGTTTAAAATTCTTTTGTGGACAGGAATTCCTTTTCTTGTTTATGTGCTGCTTGAATTTGCAGGGCTATTTTAAACATGGCTTTTTCCATCATTGTTAACGAGCATTGACAGTTTACGAAGAATGACTCTCATGACATGGGCGTATTCATCATCCTGGAACCACTTATATAAAATCCGGTAATCATTATAAATATCAAGGAGATTATCGATCGTCATCCTCTTTTGATTGGTTTTCCTCAGCTCTTCTTTTTCACCTGCTCGCGGCTGATGAGACTTTTTATCGAGGTTGACTGATGGCTTTACTTCTTTATTGGCAGAAAACAGAAGCCCCAGCTTCTGGATAAACGTATCGGCACTGTCCGAATCCGCAACCAGTGTCAATTCTTCTTCCCCGGCTTCAAGCCATTCACCATCTTTTATCCTGGAAAGTTCATATATGACATCCTCC
It contains:
- the deoD gene encoding purine-nucleoside phosphorylase produces the protein MSVHIGAKENEIAETVLLPGDPLRAKYIAETFLEDAKLYNEVRNMFGYTGTYKGKRVSVQGTGMGVPSISIYINELMNSYNVQNLIRVGTCGAIQKDVKVRDVILAMSSSTDSQMNRLTFGGVDFAPTANFDLLYKAYNTGLEKGLNLKVGNVFTADQFYNDNAELEKWAQYQILAVEMETTALYTLAAKYDRKALSILTVSDHILTGEETTSEERQTTFNDMIEVALEAAIKE
- a CDS encoding YozD family protein codes for the protein MKEIEVIIDTEEIAEFFFHELVKRGYVPTEEELEEMADITFEYLIEKCIIDEEEDID
- a CDS encoding sporulation protein; protein product: MSFFNKVFASVGIGAAKVDTKLEKDRVMPGEEVRGIVEIRGGNTEQNIDDIYLSLHTTYIKEADDKKYTATAQIDRFKLTQSFVIKENETKEIPFSFRLPLEMPLSMGRTKVWVSTGLDIKNAVDPSDKDFLTVVPNQLMHGVFNAVSDLGFRLREAECEQAPRHLRRNLPFVQEFEFVPSSGPFRGRLDELEVIFYPVSENEVEVMMQVDRRARGLGGFLSEAMGMDETYVRMNIHASDLPSLKQKLQNTIERYC